The following proteins come from a genomic window of Sorghum bicolor cultivar BTx623 chromosome 3, Sorghum_bicolor_NCBIv3, whole genome shotgun sequence:
- the LOC8054718 gene encoding frataxin, mitochondrial, which produces MASRKVLPGLASGRRLRSRAQQLLWAADLPVATTSRSLAAAAVTALPSGGSPAALLFSLRTISSTRLSTQSAAGDAPGPSAVDHKLIMQEDEFHKLADETIHDLLEKLEEYGDSIQMDGFDIDYGNQVLTLRLGDLGTYVVNKQTPNRQIWLSSPVSGPSRFDWDVATNGWIYKRTGANLVQLLEKEIGELCHTPVEL; this is translated from the exons ATGGCGTCGCGAAAGGTTCTCCCAGGCCTCGCCTCCGGGAGGCGGCTCCGGTCCCGCGCTCAGCAACTCCTCTGGGCCGCCGATCTCCCTGTAGCTACCACCTCTCGCTCGCTCGCGGCCGCCGCTGTCACGGCGCTGCCGTCGGGCGGGTCTCCAGCGGCTCTTCTGTTCTCTTTGAGGACCATCTCGTCAACGCGCCTCTCGACACAGTCCGCCGCCGGTGACGCGCCCGGCCCATCTGCGGTGGACCACAA GTTGATAATGCAAGAGGATGAGTTTCACAAATTAGCAGATGAAACGATTCATGACTTGCTTGAAAAACTTGAG GAATACGGTGACTCCATTCAGATGGATGGTTTCGACATAGACTATGGG AATCAGGTTTTGACACTGAGGCTTGGGGATTTGGGGACGTATGTTGTAAACAAGCAAACACCAAACAGACAAATCTGGCTTTCTTCACCTGTAag TGGACCTTCTAGGTTTGACTGGGATGTGGCAACTAATGGTTGGATATACAAGCGAACTGGAGCGAATCTTGTGCAGCTTTTGGAGAAGGAGATTGGTGAGCTTTGTCATACTCCAGTAGAACTTTGA
- the LOC8054719 gene encoding calcium-binding protein PBP1: protein MGETASENLHGLTHPPYIITNYLPLHHPSTTTIVRSSIFTMISQDTSNSGSDKGSSMQLQDFLPLMARKLGAEGLIQELCKGFQLLMEPRTGKITFQSLKQNVARLGLGELRDDELLEMVREGDLDEDGALDHMEFCILMVRLSPELMEEEAHRMFQY, encoded by the coding sequence ATGGGGGAGACTGCTTCCGAGAACCTCCATGGACTCACGCATCCCCCTTATATAATAACCAACTACCTCCCTCTCCATCACCCATCAACCACAACCATTGTCAGATCTTCAATCTTCACCATGATCTCCCAGGACACTTCCAATTCGGGCTCAGACAAGGGCTCCTCCATGCAGCTCCAGGACTTCCTGCCGTTGATGGCGAGGAAGCTCGGGGCGGAGGGACTGATTCAGGAGCTCTGCAAAGGGTTCCAGCTTCTCATGGAACCCAGGACAGGCAAGATCACCTTCCAGAGCCTGAAGCAGAATGTGGCCAGGCTCGGGCTTGGAGAACTCCGTGACGATGAGCTCCTGGAGATGGTGAGGGAAGGGGATCTGGACGAGGATGGGGCACTGGATCATATGGAGTTCTGCATTCTCATGGTCAGACTGAGCCCTGAGCTGATGGAAGAAGAGGCACACAGGATGTTTCAATATTGA